A stretch of DNA from Deferribacterota bacterium:
TGAAAAAAGGTGTAATTTCTTATATGATGAATTACTCAATATCTTTGAAATTGATGCAAAACCTGAAGGTGCTTTTTACATTTGGGCAAATATATCAAAATATTCATCAGATTCCTATAAATTTTCCTTTGACATATTAGAAAACACAGGTGTTGCAACTACACCTGGTGTAGATTTTGGTAAAAATAATACAAACAATTACATTCGCTTTGCCTATACTAAAAATATAGATCATATGAAAGAAGGCATAAAAAGATTGAAAAAATATCTAAAAATATAATATTTATTCTAAATAAATTTTTTTAGGAGGACTTTAATGTTAAAAAATATAGGGAGTTTATTATTAATAACTTTGGTTTTTGCACTGCCAACACAACTATTATCACAACAAGCACAACAAACAAAAACAAAACAAATGAATATGCCATGTTATGATTGCAAACATCACGGATATATGAAAAAAGATATGTATATTAATCCAGTTACAGATGAAGAAGTGAAAAAAATAGTAAATAATTATATAACAAACAATAATCTAAAAGGTTATTCAATAGTCTCTATTAAGAGATTTGTCACTACAAGAGGGCCAAGATATTTTGCCACATTAAAAGATAGCTCAAACAACTTATTTACACTTATGATACCATTTGCTGGAGTAGTTAAAGGGCCTTTCCCAACAACTGAGATAAAATAAACTACTTATTTTATAATATAATTTTTATAATATATTTACGTATTAATTGATTCTTTAACATCTATCTTTTTTATATAAGAAATAGGTAAAAAGACTGAGATAATAATTGTAACATATAAAAGAAAAAGTAAGCCCAATATAGAAATAAAAGGAATAAAAATATCAATTGTCCAACCAAAGGATACAATATTAACTATTTTAATCATGATAAAACTAATAATAGCTCCAAGCAAAGCACCAATAATTATACCAGCAAAACCAACTACAGAAGCTGAGGTAATAAAAATAAGTTTTATCTTTTTATAAGAACAACCTATATATCTGAGTATACTAATTGATCTAAATTTTTCAACAATAACAGTAAATATTGTATTTATCATGCCAATTAGCGATATTATAAAAGCTATAATCTGTATAGCATAGGTTATAGCAAACGTTCTATCAAAGATCTGAAGCACTCTTTTTTTTAAGCTTTTATTATCATATATATCAACGTTTAGATTTTTTGGTATATTGCTTTTTAATTTATCTATAAACTCTTTAGTTGAGGCACCTTTCTTCAGATATATATTTAATTGCGTTGCATCATCTAAAGACCACAATTTTTTTAGCCAATACCTGTCAAATACAAGAAAACCTGTTGTTGTAGAGTAGCTTTTAAATATTTCACGTACCCTAAACCTAATTTTTCCCATTGGCGTAGATATATTCATATAATCGCCAACTTCAATGCCATATTTAATTCTAAAATATTCTGAGGCTGCTAACTCTTTTTTCTTTCTAATGCCAAGATTTATAACATGATCGGTGTGTTTTTTCACAATATCTTCATTTCCAAAACCCAATAATACTGGCCTATCTCTATAATAACCTCTCAAAACTCTAAATTTATTTACATCCTCTACTTCATCAAAATCTTCCAATATACCTATTAACTTCTTTGATAAAGGTGTAAAACAAAAATTAGAAGAACAAGAAGAAGCCTTTATGAAAACATCAAAATTTAGATTTTTATCAATCCAATCTGTTAGATTCTTTTCAAAGGAATGAATAAGGATAAAAAAACTTATTATAAGAGCTGAACTAATCATAACTGAGATTAAGGCAACAGAAAACCTGTGAAGACTACCTCTTATATCCCCTGTTGCAATAACACCTACAAACTTAAAGGCCACCTTAATAAACTTTTCAACCACACCTAACACACCCTTTAAATACAAGGGTGCAACAAAAGTGAAACCAAATATAATCAAAAATACACCTATATAGGATAAAAAGGGGTAGTTAAATGGTTTTGATATATATTCATAGATTGATATAAATAAGCCAATTAAGGCCAAAAAAACCCCAAAAATAAACGCTAATCTATAAAGCCTTGCATAATTTATTTCAACTATATCTGGCAATGTAGCCTCAATTGGTTTTGCTTTGGCA
This window harbors:
- a CDS encoding pyridoxal phosphate-dependent aminotransferase, which translates into the protein EKRCNFLYDELLNIFEIDAKPEGAFYIWANISKYSSDSYKFSFDILENTGVATTPGVDFGKNNTNNYIRFAYTKNIDHMKEGIKRLKKYLKI
- a CDS encoding FtsX-like permease family protein, with the translated sequence AKAKPIEATLPDIVEINYARLYRLAFIFGVFLALIGLFISIYEYISKPFNYPFLSYIGVFLIIFGFTFVAPLYLKGVLGVVEKFIKVAFKFVGVIATGDIRGSLHRFSVALISVMISSALIISFFILIHSFEKNLTDWIDKNLNFDVFIKASSCSSNFCFTPLSKKLIGILEDFDEVEDVNKFRVLRGYYRDRPVLLGFGNEDIVKKHTDHVINLGIRKKKELAASEYFRIKYGIEVGDYMNISTPMGKIRFRVREIFKSYSTTTGFLVFDRYWLKKLWSLDDATQLNIYLKKGASTKEFIDKLKSNIPKNLNVDIYDNKSLKKRVLQIFDRTFAITYAIQIIAFIISLIGMINTIFTVIVEKFRSISILRYIGCSYKKIKLIFITSASVVGFAGIIIGALLGAIISFIMIKIVNIVSFGWTIDIFIPFISILGLLFLLYVTIIISVFLPISYIKKIDVKESINT